Proteins encoded by one window of Candidatus Obscuribacterales bacterium:
- the lexA gene encoding transcriptional repressor LexA, translating into MNITEQLPPRQGEVLKLITSLTEQQGYPPTLAELAQAMGLRNRMTVHQHVAALKKKGLVQWEPGLNRSLRVIGGSSEPISINSKRQSKPASVMPITKGLPMAGTIAAGNPIDALETDEYLEVESRYAGSGCFALKVKGESMIEEGIFDGDFVIVKPNPSPTNGEIVVAVLDDDTATLKRFYKEKGRYRLQPANKDMEPIYVPSTQEMNIKGVVVGLFRKMS; encoded by the coding sequence ATGAATATCACTGAACAGTTGCCGCCCCGTCAGGGCGAGGTTTTGAAATTAATTACTAGTTTGACCGAACAGCAAGGATACCCACCCACATTGGCTGAGTTGGCCCAGGCAATGGGCTTAAGAAATCGCATGACGGTTCACCAGCATGTAGCGGCCCTAAAGAAAAAGGGGCTAGTGCAGTGGGAGCCGGGACTAAATAGATCGCTGCGCGTTATTGGTGGTTCCTCAGAACCGATTTCGATTAATAGCAAGCGTCAATCGAAACCAGCTTCAGTTATGCCTATTACTAAAGGACTTCCGATGGCGGGAACTATTGCCGCCGGTAATCCTATTGATGCACTGGAAACAGATGAATATTTGGAAGTAGAGAGTCGTTATGCCGGTAGTGGTTGTTTTGCCTTGAAGGTAAAAGGTGAGTCGATGATTGAAGAAGGCATCTTTGATGGCGACTTCGTTATTGTGAAGCCGAATCCTTCACCGACAAATGGCGAAATAGTTGTGGCAGTACTTGATGATGACACGGCCACTCTGAAGCGTTTCTACAAAGAAAAAGGACGCTATCGCTTGCAGCCGGCTAACAAGGACATGGAACCAATCTATGTTCCGAGCACTCAGGAAATGAACATCAAAGGCGTAGTGGTCGGACTTTTCCGTAAAATGTCCTAA
- the rocF gene encoding arginase, producing MQVTKRQDASKEANPHRQSVALLSAPLYMGGKHRGASMGPAALKVAGLVERISDLGYDISRQVDIDVPHSVCWWEKNMPAKCVPEIGQVSLSLADEVTASLQDGSIAIALGGDHSLAVGSIAGASRFYREQKQSFGLIWFDAHGDINTPETSPSGNVHGMGLAVSLGRGDKRLVDLLGFAPKLDPSKTVLVGIRDLDPGERKIIAEVGIKAFTMSDIDRHGVENIMERALQIAGKDVAGLHVSLDIDVMDPDIAPGVSTPAVGGVNFREMRLALEMLYISKLIRSIDVVELNPALDDRSRSAHVTVELLEHCLGKTLL from the coding sequence CCCCCATCGTCAGAGCGTGGCTTTACTGTCAGCCCCGTTATATATGGGTGGCAAGCATCGCGGAGCGAGTATGGGTCCGGCAGCCCTGAAAGTAGCCGGTCTTGTCGAGCGGATTTCTGACTTAGGCTATGACATCAGTCGCCAAGTTGATATTGATGTTCCTCACAGTGTTTGTTGGTGGGAAAAGAATATGCCTGCCAAATGTGTGCCGGAAATTGGACAAGTGTCTTTGTCCTTGGCTGACGAAGTTACAGCAAGCCTGCAAGACGGTTCCATTGCTATCGCTTTAGGCGGCGACCACAGTCTTGCAGTCGGCTCAATTGCCGGAGCATCTCGTTTTTATCGTGAGCAAAAGCAATCATTTGGACTTATTTGGTTTGATGCGCATGGCGATATCAATACGCCGGAAACTTCTCCAAGCGGTAACGTCCATGGCATGGGATTGGCTGTAAGTCTTGGTCGCGGCGATAAAAGACTCGTTGACTTGCTTGGTTTTGCGCCGAAACTTGATCCTTCTAAAACAGTCCTTGTTGGAATTCGTGATCTCGATCCAGGCGAACGCAAAATAATTGCAGAAGTCGGCATCAAGGCCTTCACGATGAGTGATATTGATCGTCATGGCGTGGAAAATATCATGGAACGCGCATTGCAAATTGCCGGCAAGGATGTCGCAGGTTTGCACGTCTCATTAGATATCGATGTAATGGACCCAGATATTGCACCTGGTGTGAGCACGCCGGCTGTCGGCGGAGTCAACTTCCGCGAAATGCGCCTTGCTTTGGAGATGCTCTACATTTCCAAACTCATTCGCTCAATTGATGTTGTTGAACTGAACCCAGCACTCGATGACAGAAGCAGATCTGCTCATGTAACAGTTGAACTTCTCGAGCATTGCTTAGGTAAGACATTGTTGTAG